The Mycolicibacterium flavescens genomic interval TGTCGGCGTTCGATCGGATCGTGGAGTTGGGCGCCGCGATCGCCCAGTGCGCGGTGACCCACAGCGCCGCACTGCAGATGACGTTCTACGAGACACCGACCTCGAATCCGGAACTGGCCGCGCTGGCCCAACAGCGCCCGGCGAAGATCCTCGAAGCGATGGTGCAGACGCTACGTGCCGCGCGGTGGAGTGGTTATCTGCGACCGGACGTCGACCTGCCGGTCCTTGCCGACCGGATCGTCCAGTCGATGCGCCAAGTCGGACTCGATGTCATCCGGCACAGCGCAGGCGCCGACAAAGTCGCGGCCACGCTGTGCCGGATCCTGCTGGAAGGACTGGCCACCGTCCCTCCCGGTGACGCCGAACTCGATCGCTCCCCCGCGTTCATCGCCGCCGACGACGCGGTGAAGTCGTGGATCGAGGAGGAAGAGAACGCGCCCAACGACAAGGCTTCACACGTGCGCGCGGTCGCCCGAGCCGAATTCGGGCGAAAAGGCTACGAGGTCACCACGATCCGCGACATTGCATCGGCCGCCGGCCTCGGCACCGGAACAGTGTACCGCTTGATCGGGTCGAAAGAGGAACTGCTGGCCTCGATCATGCAGTCGTTCGGCGAGAAGGTCGCCGAGGTGGGGTGGACGAGCGTGCTGCGGTCCGAGGCATCGGCGGTCGAGAAACTCGATGCGTTGAGCTGGATCCACACCAACGCGCTCGCCCACTTCGGCGACGAGTTCCGGATCCAGTTGGCATGGATGCGACAGTCTCCTCCGGACACCCCGAACATCGCATGGCTGTTCACCAAACGCGTCCGCCAGATGAAATCCCTTCTCACCGCCGGGATCCGCGCCGGCGAGATCGCGATCGACGCACCGTCGAACGAGACTCTGGCCCGCGTCGTCATCGGGGTCTCGTGGATCCCGGAGAACCTGCTCCACGATCTCGGCCCCCGCGCGTCGCAGATCCACGTCCGCGACACCCTGCTGCGCGGCGTCACCACGCGCTCGACGGCCGAGGACGCTAGCCGACGATGATCGGCAGCCTGCCCCAGCCTCGCACGCTGGATGTGTGGGCCATCGCGGCGTCCGCGTAGTCGACCTCCCACTCGGGCCATCGGCGCAGCATCTCCTCGAATGCGACCCTGGCCTGCATCCGGGCCAGCGACGAGCCGAGGCAGAAGTGCAGCCCCTGCCCGAACGACAGATGCGATCCGCCGCGATGGATGTCGAATCTCTCCCCGTCGGGGTAGCGCCGTTCGTCGCGGTTGGCAGAACCGTTGAGCAGCAGCATCACCGAGCCCTCGGCGATCGCCTGCCCGTAAGCCTCGGTGTCGCGGGCGACATATCGGGCCTGCACCGGCGACGGCGCCTGGTAGCGCAACACCTCCTCGATCGCCCCGGGAATCAGCGAGAAGTCGTCGAGAAGTTCGCGTCGCTGATCGGGGTGCTCGGCGAGCATCTGAGCGATGAAACCGATCAGCCTGGTGGTCGTCTCGTTACCGGCACCGGCGATCATGCTCGTGTAGGTCATCACCTCGATCCGAGACAGCGGCCGCACCTGACCGTCGTCTTCGACCTCGGCGTTGAGCAATTGGGTCATCAGATCGTCCGACGGATGTTCGGCCCGCCACTCGATGTAGTCGGCGAACAGCTGGTAGGCGTTCTCGAACGTCGCCGCCGACACTGACTGAAAGCTCCCCTCCTTCAACCCAATCGACGCATCGGTGTTGTCGCGAATCTGCTGCTGTCCCTGCTCCGGAATACCCAGCAGGTAACCGATGGTCCGCATCGGGATCAGCGCCCCGAAGTCGCCGATCACGTCGAAACGGGAAGCACCCGTAAGGGAGTCGAGCGCACGCACGCAGAACTGGCGCACAAGGGGTTCGATGGCTTCCATCCGGCGCGGGGTGAAGACCTTCGACAGCACCCGTCGGTGAATGTCGTGAAGGGGAGGATCCTCGAACAGGATCACGCCCGGCGGTACGTCCACACCGCTCATGATGACGTCCATCGTGGTGCCCTTGCCCGAACGGTAGGTGTCCCAGTCGTGTAGCCCCTTGGCGACGTCGTCGTAGCGGCTCAACGCGTAGAAGTTGTACTTGTCGTTGTAATAGAGCGGCGCCTCGTCGCGCATCCTCTTCCAGATGGGGTACGGGTCATCGTCGATGTCGAAATCGAATGGGTCGTAGTACAGATCGACGGTGTTGGTATCGGTCATCTGCTGCTCTCTCTTGTCATCGTCGGGGTCGCTGCCGCGTCAGCGGCGCGCCTCAGATATGGCCACGCGATCTCGGGTGGAATACCGCCGCACAGCGGTGACAGATTGAGAAACCCTCCCCCGCGGATGATTTCGCGCGCCTGTTCAGAGCTGATGATCCGGTGCGAAGTGTAGTGGTGGCGCAGTTCCTCCACATCGCGAGCCGCCGAGATGCCGGCCGAAGCGTGGTTGTCCGGATTCCACTGCGCATACATGCGGGCGTCGTGAAACAGGTGTTCGCCGATCTCGTCCCACCCCTCGTCGACGTCATCGGCGACGAACGTGACCGTCGGCGTGTCGGGCGGGGGTAACAGCACACCGCCGGGCTCGTGCCCGTGCGCGCGCGACGCGGTTTCGTACGCGTCCCGCATACCGGTCACGCTGCCATTGGCGAGAAGACCCAGACCGTAACGTCCGGCGCGGCGCGCCGCCGCAAGGCTGGCACCGCCCCACATCAAAGTCGGCCCGCCGCGAGTGCACGGTGGCGGTGACACCATGATGCGGCGGTTGTCGTGCACGGTGGGCCGGCCGGTCAGCAGCGTCCGCAACAAGTCGAGATTCTCGTCGGCCAGCGCGCCCCGGCGCGACCGGTCGATACCGAAGTGCTCGAACTCTTCGGGCCGGTAGCCCAACCCGAATACATACGAAGCCCGGCCGTTGCTGAGAATGTCGAGCACCGCAACGTCTTCGGCCAGCCGAACGGGATCGTAGAACGGCAGTATCACGACCACGCTGAGCGCCAATCGCTCGGTACGGGCCGCGATCGCCGATGCCAACATCAGGGGTGCCGGCAGATAGCCGTCCTCTGATCCGTGGTGCTCGCACAGCACCGCCGCCACGCACCCGTGCTGCTCGGCCCACGCCGACATGTCGATTGCCGCCGCATACAGGTCGGTCGTCGCCGCACCGAAACGCGGTGCCCGCATGTCGAATCGGATCGAGAACATCGCTGACTCCCGCTGCTCACCCGAACGCGTGCCGGGGCAACGTGTTCGGCAGGTCCAGCGAACTCAGCAGACCGGCGGGAGCCGCCACCACGTAGGGAATCGCGTTGACCACGCGCATCGCGGTGGCGGCCATCGCCGCATGCCCCGCGCCGTGGCCCTCGGCGGCGCCGAGGTTCATCGCGCAGTGGATGTCGGGATCACCGTCGATGTCGACGCGATACGTGGCGTCGAACTCCGAGGTCGGCCAGTCCGGCGCCACGTCGCGTGCCATCCGGATGATGTGCTGGACGACGATGGCTTCCCGGCCGTTGACCACACCCGCGGCCCTGGTGCTCACCGCGCCACACGTCCCGGCCTCGATCGTGCCGAACGCCACCTCGATGTCCCTGTCGGTCACGCGGCGGTCGAGGCTGCCGCGGACCTCCTCGACCTCGACGCCGAGACCCGCCGCGATCAGGTGGATCGGTGCCCGCCAGGCCATTTCGATGAATCCCGGAGTCTTCAGCAGCGGTTCGAAATCGAGCGGGCGTCCGAAGCCCATGCCGTTCATCATCACATCGGCCACCGGGTAGTGGTCATTGAGCGCGACCTCGGTGACGGTCACGCAGCGGATCCGCTTCGACTGCGTGGCCAGCACCAGCGCGAGCTGATCGGAGCCGAAGCCGGGAAAGATCCCCGAGGCGTAGAAGGACGCGCCGCCTCTCTTCGCAGCCTCTTCCATCTGGTCGCGCCACTCCGGTGAGTAGTAGGCAGGCGGATAGATCAGGGTGGTCGACGACGTCGACACGACATTGATCCCGGCGTCGAGGAGTTTCAGGTAATCGGGCACCGCTCCCGCATCGCGTTCCGGTCCGCTCGCGGCGTACACCACGCAGTCCGGTTGCAGCGCGACCAACTCGTCTGCGTCATTGGTGGCTGCCACCCCGATCGGATCACCGCCGGCCAAGGCCCCAGCGTCCTTGCCGATCTTCTCCTCGGAGTGCACCCACACCCCGACCAGCTCGAGGTCGGGCCTGCCCCGGATCGCGTCGATGGCAATCGATCCGACGCCTCCTGTCGACCAGACGACGGTCCTCAGCGGTGTTGTCACGGATTCTCCTGTCGGTCAAGTAGATGCGGCCGCCGTCGCGGCGCGTTCGAGATACGGCCAAGCCAGCTCAGGCGGTAAACCGCCGCACAGTGGAAGCAGCGGAAGCGGCCTGCCGTCTTGGACGTACGCGGCGGCCTCCTCGGGTGTGAAGATGCGATACGGGCCGCCCGGTTCCCGCAGTTCGGACACGCTCTGTGCCCTTGAGATGCTCGCCACCGAATCGTCGCCGTGCCGGTAGGAGGCGGCCATCACCGCGTCATGCAGCAGGTACGGTCCCAACTCCTGCCATGCCGCGTCCACATCGTCGGCGACAAAGACGGCCGTCGCCGCCCCCTCGCCGGGGAACTGCATGAGGCCTGGCTCGAATCCCTTGTCACGACATTCGTTCTCGTAGAACCGTTTCAACCCCTCAGAATCCACCTGGGAGATGAAACCGAGCCCGTGCCGCGCGGCGCGCCGGGCGGCGGCCCTGCTGCCGCCGGCGATCAGCAGGTACGGCCCGCCGGGAGTCGCCGGAGGCGGCGTGACCTGGACGCGGCGGCCGTCGATGTCGATCGGTTCCCCGGTCAACAGTCGCAACAGCTGCGCCAGCGACTCGTCGGCGACCGCGCCCCGTCGGCTCGTGCCCACACCGAAGTGCTCGTACTCCTCGGCGCGGTGCCCGATGCCGAACGCATAAGAGACGCGGCCGCGACTGATGATGTCGAGCACGGCGATGTTCTCGGCCAGCCGGACGGTGTCCCAGAAGGTGATCGGCACGGCGGCCAACATGATCGCCAGCCGGGTGGTTCGTGCGGCGATCGCCGACGCCAGGAGGTGCGGTGACGGCAGATGCCCGTCCTCGGTGCCGTGATGTTCGGAGAGCACGGCGACAACCGCACCGCGCGTCTCGGCCCATTCGCACATCTGCACAGCGCACGCATAGAGGTCGGTTGCAGGCGCGCCGGCAGCGGGCGCGCGCATGTCGAAACGAAGCGTGAACATCAGCGCCGCAAGAAGGCCGAAGGATCCACGACGACCGACTCTAACCTAATTTTTGTTCTGGCTGCGCTTAATAGTGAATGCTATTCTCAGACCTGGCCCGAGACATGGATCTCGCCCCGTCGCGCTCCCCGAGGAGGATCGATGACCGGAGGCAAACACCGCGTGGTGGTCTGGTCGACCGGCGGAATCGGGTCGATTGCGATCCGCGCGATTTCGCAGCGACCCGACCTGGATCTCGTCGGGGTGTGGGTGCACTCCCCCGACAAGGACGGCATGGACGCGGGCGAACTCGCCAACGGACAGCCGATCGGGGTGGCCACCACCACGGACGCCGATGCGTTGATCGGGCTGCGGCCCGACTGCGTCGTCTATGCGGCAAGCGGGCCCGAACGTGACGCGCTCGCCATCCCGGACTATGTCAAGCTGCTCAACGCCGGCATCAACGTGGTGACGACGAGCACCACCCACCTGGTCAATCCGCACGCCTACGAGCCAGCCGAGTGGCGTGACCAACTGGCCGCGGCGGCCAAGGGGGGCCAGGTCTCGCTATACGCCTCGGGCATCGAACCGGGCTTCGTCGCCGACTACCTACCGCTTGTGCTTTGCACCCAGTCCTCACAGATCGAGAAGATCCACGCCTACGAGATCGGCCTCTACGACGACTACGGCGTGCCCGACATCATGAGCGACGCTTTGGGATTCGGCCGCCCGCTCGACTACCAGCCGTGGATCTCGTTCCCCGGCGCGATCGCCGGCGAATGGCAGGGCCAGATCCGCATGGTCGCCGAAGCCCTCGGCGTCGAGGTGCAGGAGGTGCGCGAGACGTTCGACCGCACGGTGACCGAGCGGCCGCTCGAGGTGGCGATGGGCACCGTCGAGGCGGGGACGTGCGGCGCCCTGCGGATGCAGGCCATCGGCATCGTCGACGGCCGCGAGGCGATCGTGATCGAACACGTCACCCGATTGGCGGCGGATGTGGCTCCGCAGTGGCCGACGCTGCCGAATGCCCTCGGCTATCGGATCGTGATCACCGGTCAGCCCGACATCGAGTGCACGATGGCAGCCACCGTCCGCGACCGCAAGGACGCGGCCATCGAAAGCATGACCTCCGGCGCTGGCGCAATGGTCGCCACGGCCATGCGTGTCGTCAATGCGGTGCCCTATGTCATTGCCGCACAACCCGGTCTGCTCAGCTCGGTCGAGCTACCCTTGACGATCCCGCGGCACGCATTCAACCCACGCGGGTCAGCCTGAACGGCATCTCGATGTCGAGCACCTTGTTGAAACCGCAGGCGCCACTGGGACCCTCGGTCTTGTCCCACCCCTGGTACTTGTTGGGGTCCTGCGGATAACCCAGCCAGAACACCCACGACTGCTTGCCCGGGTAGGCCGTACCGTCGATGCACGGTTCCCAGTCCGGCACGGTCCTGGTCACCTTCCACCGGCCGCTCATATACACCAGATCCGCGCTCCAACCCTGATCGCTCTCGACCCGACCAGTGCAATCCTGATACGTCGTGCATGTCGAGGTGATGGTCCAGGTCTGGGTGACGCTCGCCTCGTCGTGGCGCGAGTCGTTGGTTGTCGCCCACCGGCCGTCGGAAAACGCGGTGAACACGCCGTTGATCGCGACCTCGTTCTGCGCCTGTGCGAGCGGCGCGGAGTGCACCGCCGCGGTGATCGTCACCGCGATCGTCAACGCCCGTATCACTGCTCGCCTCCCTCGTAGATCAACTGCTGCCACGACTTCGGGCTCTGCGCGAGATCGGTTTGGCGGCCGACGTTTCCGTCCGGCGTTGCATACTGGCCGGTCTGCGGGTCGTAGTGCGCGATGGCGACGGATGGTCCCTCCGCGGAGCGCCCGGTGGTGACCGAACTCGGCGTTGCGGGTACCGCCCCGGCCGGAGGCGGCGAACCGTCTGACTGCGGCGGTGGCCCGTGTGGGGTCCCCGCCTGAGGTGCGGGTGCATCGGCGGCGCCCTGCTGGTCCACCGGTTGCGAAACAAGGGGCGGGATCGCGTTCGGAGGCAGCGACGGCATCTTCGCTCCGGGTGCGAGCGGCGGAGGCGGGATCGGCGGCACCATGCCCTGCGGCAGCGGCGTGCCCTCCAGCGGGGCGAAGAGGTTCTCGTCGGCCCTGACCCGGTCGTCGGGCGGCACGCCCTGTGCGATGAGATTCGGATCGATCGGATACGCACCGAGAGTGTGCTGGCGCATCGCCAGCGGTTCATAGGGTTTGTCGCTGTAGCACTGCTCGACGGTCGGCGCCCGCTTACCGGGCACCCCCATGCACGGCGCATTGCGCGCACCACGCACGATGATCGGCGAATCCTGCGGCAGCTTGCAATAAATCCCGTCCGGCGTGTCGACCGTGGTCTGATCGTCGGGGCTCCGCCATTGCGAGGGCGGCAGGAAGCCGACGGTGCACGGGTTGGGGTCGGCCATCTGAATGCGGAAATCACCCAGGGCGATACCCGTGGGATTGTTATGGGGAGCCGACGACTGCACGTTGGCCACGAACGGCGGTAACAGCACGAGCACCTGCTCCAGCGAGGGACGGTAGGTGACTGCAACCTGACCGATGGTGGTCATGTTGGCCAGCAGCACCGGCAGTGTCGGCTTGATCTGTTCGAGCAGGGCACCGACCTCGTCCGCGGCGGTGGGGCCCTCGTCCAGAAGAGTGCGGAGCTGCGGGTCATTGGCCACGACCTGACCGGTGATCCCGGCGAGGCGCCGCGCCCACACCCGCAACGAGTCGGTCGAGCGGACCTGCGAATCGAGCAGAGGCACCGAGTCTTCGGCCAACCTCGCCGAGCGCGACGGGTCCTCGTTCAGGGCTTCGGAGACCGTGGCTGACGAGTCCACCAGCGAACCCATGTCGAAGCCGGCTCCGCTGAACGCCTTGTACGATTCGTCGATCAATTCGCTAAGGCGACCCTTGGGGATGCTCGCGATCAGGGTGTTCACCTGCTCGAGCATCGGGCTCACCGGCTGCGGAATCGTGGTGTCAGACATGGCGATCACCGATCCGTCTTCCAGATATGGCGGCGACTCGGTGCGCGGAAGCAGCTCGACGTACTGCTCGCCGACGGCTGACACGCTGCGCACTTCGGCCTGCAGATCGGCCGGGATTCTCGGCGAGGTGTCGAGCCGCAGCGTCGCGGTGGCCCGGGTGCGGGACACGTCCATCTCGGTCACCTTGCCGATCTGCACCCCACGATAGGTGACGTTGGCGAACCGGTAGAGCCCACCGGAGGACGGCAACTCCATTGTGACGGTGATCTTCCCAATGCCCAGCAGGGTGGGCACCTGCATGTAGGCGAACACCATTGCGACCACGCCGATGATCGACGCGATCGAGAAGATCACGAGCTGAATGCGCACCATCCGCGGCAGCATCAGCCACCACCCCCCGGTTCCCACGGTGCGGGCGCAGCATTGGGAATCGGGCCGAAGGGCGGCGAGGTGCCTACGCCCAATGGGAATTTGGTGTAGTACGCGTCGTATCCGGGGTCACCCGGCGCGGGAATCAACGATGCACGGTTCTGCCCGAGCGCGGTGCCGAGCAGCAATCCACGCTTGAGCCGCGCGTTCGTCCAGTCCACCGTGACGAAGAGATTCACGTAATCACCGCGCACCCCGCGGTCGATCAAGTTCTGGCTCAACGGGAAGGTCGGCAAGGCAGCCAGCGCAGTGTCGATCTCTGCGCCCACGTCGGCGAGCGCGCGCAGGGTCGGCTCCAAGTTCTGCAGATTCGTCACGAGGTCGGCCTGCGTGTCGTTGATCAAGCCGGAAACCGTATCGCTGAACTGCCCCAACCGCTTCAGTGCGGTGGTGAAGTTGGGTCGTTCCCGGATCAGGACGTCGAGCGCGGGTGGAATCTTGTCGAGCGCGCGGGTGAGCAGCCGTTGTTCATCACCCAACCGCTGCGAGAACCTGTTCAACTCGTCGATGGTCGCGATGATGTTGTCGCGCTGTTGGTACAGGGTCCCGACGAAGGTGTCCAGCCGGGTGATCAAGTCGCGCACCGTTCCCTGACGACCCGACAGCGCGGTATTGAAATTGGCGATGATGTCGCCGATCTGGCCCAGTCCCCCGCCGTTGACCACCGCCGCCAGGGACGACAGCGTCTGTTCCGTCGACGGATAGGTCGACGTCCTGTCGAGAGCGATGGTGGCGCCGGGACTGAGCCTGCCGCGCGGTTCGTCGCCGGGCGGCGGGTCGAGCGCGACGTGCATCGATCCCAGGAGGCTGGTCTGCCCCACCGTGGCCACAGCGTTGCCGGGCACCACGACCTCGGGCTTCACCGAGACCTCCAGGTCGATGTGCCAGCCGTGCAGCGTCATCTTCCCGACGCTGCCGACCACGACATCGTCGATCATCACCGGCGAATTCGACTCGAGGGTCCCGATATTCGCAAGTTCGACGTGGTAGACGTTGCTATCCGGCCCTCGGCCCACCGCGCCCGGCAGGGGTAGCGAGTTGACCCCTTGGAATGAGCAACCGGTGACCGTCAGCAGGATGCTCAGGCCGACCGCCACCATCCGACGAGCCGTCATGAGGGGGCTCCACCGTGTGGGACCGGGGCCACCGTCGCCGGTGGCGCCTGCGCACTCGGCCGCTCGGCGGGCAGCAGCATGTCCTGCACGGTCGGCGGGCCGGGTGACGCCGGCGCGACGGCCGCGGGCGGCAGACCGGGCGGGGCGGGCGGCGCGCCCCATCCGGGAGGCGGCGGCACGTCGCCGATTCCGGTGTAGGCCGACACCGCGGGCGGGGGCTCGGGCTGATCGTCGGGCGGCCCGCCCGCCCCGGGCATCAGTTCCGGTTCGGAATACCGCAGCATGTACGGCGGCGGGTTCGCTGTCAGGAACAGGCTGAACGGGAACGGCACGTTGTTGATGCTCGCCGTGCGCAGGCCGGGCCCGAGGTACTGCGCGCACAGCTTGCCTGTGGTGGGCGAGGTGACGTTTTGCAGCGCCCCGATCATGCCGCAGATGGCCCACACCGGATTCGACAGGTTGTTGAGCACGAACACACCGCTGGCGGCGCCGGTACGCGGGTCAAACATGTTGACCGCGTTGGCGATCGAGTGCGGCGCGATGTGCAGTACGTTCTCCAGTGCCATGCGATTGTCGACGAGGTTCTGGGTGACGCTGGCCAGTCGCTGAATCTGTTCGGCGGTCTGGTCTCGGCTGCCCCTGATGAACCGGGTCGTCTCGCCCACGACGTCGGACAAGTTCTTCAGCGCGGCGTCGAGATCGGATCGGCTGTCGTCGACGACGCTGGTCAACGTCGCGAACCTGTCCTGGAACTGCACGATCTGCTCGTTGCTGTCGCGCAGCGCGGTGACGAACGTCTGCAAGTGGTTGATGGTGTCGACGATGTTGCCGCTGCCGTCGGCGAGTATGCGACCGACACCCGAAAGCTGGGCAAGCGTTTGACGCAGTTTGTCGCCGTTGCCGCCGAGCGCGCCGGCCGCGCTGTCGATGAACCTGCCGACCGAACCAGTCGACATACCCTCGGCGGGGCCAAGGTCCGTTGCCAGGCGCATCAGCTGCTCTTTGACCTCGTTCCACTCGACCGGAACTGCCGTGCGGTCCAACGGGATAACGGCACCGTCGGCCATCACCGGCCCCGACTCGTAGGCGGGTGTCAGTTGGACGTACCGCGCCGAGACCAGGTTCTGCGCGACGATAACCGCCTTGGCGCCGGCGGGCACCCTGATGCCGTGGTCGACGACCAACCTCATCTCGGCCTGCGTGCCGACCGGTTTGATCGATTCGATGGAGCCCACCTTGACGCCGGCGATACGGACCTCGTCACCGGGGTAGATGGCGGTCGCGGTGGTGAAGTGGGCGGTGATGGTCGTTGGCCGCAACACGGTCTGCCGGAACAGGACCACGGCTCCCCCGACGAGCGCCACCGCCAGCGCCACAGCAAGCGAACGCTTCACCCAGATGTTGTTCATCGCCCCGGACCCCACTGCTCATGGGGCATCGGAATTCCGTTGTACGGGAACGGAAGCTCGGCGCGCGGCCCGGCATTGTCGGGCGGCTGGCCGGCGTTGACCCCGCGCCGGAACCCGAACGCATAATCGAAGAACGGCTGGAAAATCTGACCGAAGAAGATGTTGGGTATGTAGGCCTGGTAGTAGGGACCGTTACCGATCGTCTCGCCCAACGTGATCTGGAACTTCGCCAGCCCGGGAAGCGCTTTGGCGATGTTGTCGCGGTTGCGCTCCAGGATCTCGGTGACGGCGTTGAGCTTCTCCAATGTGGGGGCGAGCTGTTTCTCGTTGTCGGCGATGAGGCCGGACAGCTGCTTGGATAACGCCGATGTGTGCGCGAGCAGTTCGACGATGGCGTAGCGCCGCGCCGACAACACCGACACCAGGTCGTTGGCGTTCAGAATCAGCGTGCTCACCTGCTGGCTGCGGTCCGACAGGATCTCGGTGACATCGGCGCCGTTTGCGAGCAAATCGCCCAGCGTTTCGTCACGGTCGTTGATCGCCGTTGACAACCGGGTCAGCCCGTCGAACGCCGGGCCCAGCTGCGGCGCCACCTGGTCCAGGGTCGCGGCCAACGTATCCAAGGACTGGTTCAACGACGCGGTGTCGGTGCCCGCGGTGTTGCTCGTCAGCTCGCTGACCGCTTCGGTCAACGAATACGGGGATGCGGTGCGCGACACGGGGATCACGTCCATCGGGTCCAGTGACCCCTCGCCCTTCGATTCCAGGGTCACGACCCGCTCGCCCAGCAGGGTTCCGGTCCGGATGTGTGCGGTGGTGTCCGACCCCAACGACACCGAGCCGTCGACCACCATCGTCACCAGCGCGTTGCGCCCCTGGAGCGCAACGGTGGAGACGGTCCCCACCTTGATTCCCGAGATCGTGACGTCGTTGCCCGCCGCCAGCCCGCCGGCGTCGCTGAACTGCGCCTGATACCGCACCGCGGTCGCCCATGACACCAGTCGTTCGGGAGCGAGCCCGACGGCGATGACGAGGACGATCAGCACCACGCCGAGGATTCCGGCGCGGATGAGTTGTCTGCCACGGTATTTCAGCATCAGGGCTCGGCACACCTCCCGTTTTCCTGTTTAAGCCAGGGGAAGACGGCGGTGCGGCCCTGCAGGTCGGTCACCCGCCACTTGAGTTCGCAGATGTAGTAGTTGAAGAAGCTTCCGTACGACCCGGTACGGACCAGTTTCCGGTAGTTCTCGGGCGCCTTCTGCAGGCTCGTGTCGATCCGGTCCTTCTGGAAGTCGAGGTTGGGCGCCAATCGGGCAAGCTCATCGATGGTGCCCGCCAGCGGCGCGCGCGCATCGCTGAGGAGGTCGGCCACGGACGCCGAGCCGTTGTTCAGCGACTCGATCGCTGTGCCGATCGGGTCGCGTTCAGCCGCAAGCTCCGTGACGAGCTTCTCCAGGCGGTCGATCGTGCCCGAGAACTTGTCCCCCTCGCGATTCAGGGTCGTAAGCAGGGTGCGCAGATTGTCGATCAGCGCCTGGATCGTCTGGTTGTGCTCGGCAAGGGCTGTGGTGAATCCGGAGGTGT includes:
- a CDS encoding virulence factor Mce family protein, whose amino-acid sequence is MLKYRGRQLIRAGILGVVLIVLVIAVGLAPERLVSWATAVRYQAQFSDAGGLAAGNDVTISGIKVGTVSTVALQGRNALVTMVVDGSVSLGSDTTAHIRTGTLLGERVVTLESKGEGSLDPMDVIPVSRTASPYSLTEAVSELTSNTAGTDTASLNQSLDTLAATLDQVAPQLGPAFDGLTRLSTAINDRDETLGDLLANGADVTEILSDRSQQVSTLILNANDLVSVLSARRYAIVELLAHTSALSKQLSGLIADNEKQLAPTLEKLNAVTEILERNRDNIAKALPGLAKFQITLGETIGNGPYYQAYIPNIFFGQIFQPFFDYAFGFRRGVNAGQPPDNAGPRAELPFPYNGIPMPHEQWGPGR
- a CDS encoding mce family lipoprotein, coding for MTARRMVAVGLSILLTVTGCSFQGVNSLPLPGAVGRGPDSNVYHVELANIGTLESNSPVMIDDVVVGSVGKMTLHGWHIDLEVSVKPEVVVPGNAVATVGQTSLLGSMHVALDPPPGDEPRGRLSPGATIALDRTSTYPSTEQTLSSLAAVVNGGGLGQIGDIIANFNTALSGRQGTVRDLITRLDTFVGTLYQQRDNIIATIDELNRFSQRLGDEQRLLTRALDKIPPALDVLIRERPNFTTALKRLGQFSDTVSGLINDTQADLVTNLQNLEPTLRALADVGAEIDTALAALPTFPLSQNLIDRGVRGDYVNLFVTVDWTNARLKRGLLLGTALGQNRASLIPAPGDPGYDAYYTKFPLGVGTSPPFGPIPNAAPAPWEPGGGG
- a CDS encoding mce-family protein mce1f, with product MLPRMVRIQLVIFSIASIIGVVAMVFAYMQVPTLLGIGKITVTMELPSSGGLYRFANVTYRGVQIGKVTEMDVSRTRATATLRLDTSPRIPADLQAEVRSVSAVGEQYVELLPRTESPPYLEDGSVIAMSDTTIPQPVSPMLEQVNTLIASIPKGRLSELIDESYKAFSGAGFDMGSLVDSSATVSEALNEDPSRSARLAEDSVPLLDSQVRSTDSLRVWARRLAGITGQVVANDPQLRTLLDEGPTAADEVGALLEQIKPTLPVLLANMTTIGQVAVTYRPSLEQVLVLLPPFVANVQSSAPHNNPTGIALGDFRIQMADPNPCTVGFLPPSQWRSPDDQTTVDTPDGIYCKLPQDSPIIVRGARNAPCMGVPGKRAPTVEQCYSDKPYEPLAMRQHTLGAYPIDPNLIAQGVPPDDRVRADENLFAPLEGTPLPQGMVPPIPPPPLAPGAKMPSLPPNAIPPLVSQPVDQQGAADAPAPQAGTPHGPPPQSDGSPPPAGAVPATPSSVTTGRSAEGPSVAIAHYDPQTGQYATPDGNVGRQTDLAQSPKSWQQLIYEGGEQ
- a CDS encoding virulence factor Mce family protein, whose translation is MNNIWVKRSLAVALAVALVGGAVVLFRQTVLRPTTITAHFTTATAIYPGDEVRIAGVKVGSIESIKPVGTQAEMRLVVDHGIRVPAGAKAVIVAQNLVSARYVQLTPAYESGPVMADGAVIPLDRTAVPVEWNEVKEQLMRLATDLGPAEGMSTGSVGRFIDSAAGALGGNGDKLRQTLAQLSGVGRILADGSGNIVDTINHLQTFVTALRDSNEQIVQFQDRFATLTSVVDDSRSDLDAALKNLSDVVGETTRFIRGSRDQTAEQIQRLASVTQNLVDNRMALENVLHIAPHSIANAVNMFDPRTGAASGVFVLNNLSNPVWAICGMIGALQNVTSPTTGKLCAQYLGPGLRTASINNVPFPFSLFLTANPPPYMLRYSEPELMPGAGGPPDDQPEPPPAVSAYTGIGDVPPPPGWGAPPAPPGLPPAAVAPASPGPPTVQDMLLPAERPSAQAPPATVAPVPHGGAPS